GATGTCACCTTCCATGCCCGTCACTTCGGTCACATGGGTGATGCGGCGCGAGCCATCCGACAGGCGCTGGGCCTGGATGATGATGCCGATAGCCGAAGAGATCTGCCCACGGACAGCTTCGGACGAGATGCGCAGGCCGCCCATGGCCACCATCTGCTCAAGACGGCTGATCGCCTCGCGCGGATTGTTGGCGTGGATCGTCGCCATGGAGCCTTCATGGCCCGTATTCATGGCTTGCAGCATGTCGAAGGCTTCTTCGGAACGCACCTCGCCAAGGATCACCCGGTCAGGACGCATACGCAGCGCGTTCTTCACCAGTTCGCGTTGGCGGATCTCACCCTTGCCTTCAAGGTTGGGCGGGCGCGTTTCCATGCGCGCGACGTGCGGCTGCTGCAGCTGAAGCTCTGCCGCGTCTTCGATCGTGATCAGGCGTTCCTTGTGGCTGATCGCCTTGGAGAGCGCGTTGAGGAGCGTCGTCTTACCAGAGCCCGTACCGCCGGAAATGATGCAGGTGACACGGCATTTCACGGCATTGAACAGGAACTCGGCGACCTCTTTCGGCATCGCGCCAAAGCCGATCAGCTTTTCAAGCGTCAGCGGCTTTTTTGAGAACTTCCGTATGGAAACAAGCGGGCCATCAATCGCGACCGGCTCCACCGCGGCGTTGACGCGCGAGCCGTCCAGAAGACGCGCATCGACGAGCGGCTGGCTTTCATCGACGCGGCGACCAACGGCGGACACGATACGCGAGACGATCCGGCGAAGGTGGGCATTGTCGCGGAACTTGGCTTCTGAAAGCTCAAGCTCACCGCGGCGCTCCACATAGACCTGCTTGGCGCCATTGATGAGGATATCCGAAATCGTCGGGTCTGCGAGAAGCGGCTCCAGCGGGCCGAGACCAGTCATCTCGTGATAGACCGAATCTGCAAAATCCAGCACTTCGGCCTGGTTCATCGGGATGCGCTCATCACGCACGATCTCGGAAACCAGCCGGCCGACCTGCTTCTTCATTTCTGCTTCATCGAGCTTGTCCAGAACCGAGAGGTCCAGCTCATCGATCAGCTTGTTGTGGACGCGCAGCTTGGCTTCGAGCAGGTCGAACGAGGCAGAGCCTGTGCTCTCTTCCGGCTCATCGTCGGCCTCGTTAGCATCATCCGCTGCAAACAGCGGACCCTCGTCTTTTGTCGCCTCATCCGCAGTCGCGTCTGGCACGGCGGTTTCAGGCTCGAGCTTTTCGGCGGCGGAGCTATTGCGAGAGAGAAGGGAGAAACGGGCCATCTAGGCTTTCTTTCTGCTCGGGGGTGACAGGACCATTGGGGCATTGCCTTCTTCGAGAAGGTCGATGAGGCGGCTGATATCCTTGGCGAGGCGATTACCGGGCTTGGCTTCGCTGACCGCCTGGCCGAAGTTCACGGCGGCGAGTGCTGCTTCCCATTCCGACGAGATGGTCGCGAAGACGGGGCGGCCGATAGCTTCCTCGGCCTGCGACACGGTAACGGTGCCGCCAAACAGCTTCTTGGACATCCGGTTCAGCACGATGCGCGGCTGGACGATGCCTTCTGAGGCGTCTTCGAGGTCCTCGGCGCGGTTGCGCGCGGCATGCAGCGCCGGGACGGTCAGCTCGCTCATCACGATGTTTTCGTCAGCACCCGTCACGACAGATGCCATC
This genomic interval from Thalassovita mediterranea contains the following:
- a CDS encoding CpaF family protein; translation: MARFSLLSRNSSAAEKLEPETAVPDATADEATKDEGPLFAADDANEADDEPEESTGSASFDLLEAKLRVHNKLIDELDLSVLDKLDEAEMKKQVGRLVSEIVRDERIPMNQAEVLDFADSVYHEMTGLGPLEPLLADPTISDILINGAKQVYVERRGELELSEAKFRDNAHLRRIVSRIVSAVGRRVDESQPLVDARLLDGSRVNAAVEPVAIDGPLVSIRKFSKKPLTLEKLIGFGAMPKEVAEFLFNAVKCRVTCIISGGTGSGKTTLLNALSKAISHKERLITIEDAAELQLQQPHVARMETRPPNLEGKGEIRQRELVKNALRMRPDRVILGEVRSEEAFDMLQAMNTGHEGSMATIHANNPREAISRLEQMVAMGGLRISSEAVRGQISSAIGIIIQAQRLSDGSRRITHVTEVTGMEGDIIQMQDIFLFNRLRTGEDGTVIGEFRATGLRPKCLDEMQRRGVHLPMEYFDPSKPLLEVPGK